From Leptolyngbya sp. KIOST-1, one genomic window encodes:
- a CDS encoding polysaccharide biosynthesis tyrosine autokinase, producing MTQNLDITANSPPAAPASPPALEGDPGSTVGIVLGVVRRKLWLMLALGLVASALSVVKNAQVVPVYQSSFRLLVEPVREQRNLSRLTDTQQGTKPQELDYITQVEVLLSPETLTPILAEAQKRYPEATYDGVIGQLNVYRLGETKILEVQYTNSNPEKVKAVLEAIAQGYLKYSLESQRSQLLQGIAFVDERLPLIENRVNSLHQEIQDLQQNYQFLEPDDFANELFKQTAQIDQTRQGLRDEFIALESQYNALLDQASVSAALRQSEAYETLRQEYQVLRQQLAVESARFGPNSPTIQLIQRQQSNLAPLLFEEAERVIQGQIAQLTDAMEVISAQDQELARRENALQQQLQAVPSVSRRYQELQRELLLATNSLTRFRETKEVLQIQASQNEIPWELITPPANARRKPGTSPVKSLVSGFLMGAVLGLALGYLIEKLANTYYTLDDLKKRVPLPILGAIPLHPELIDAAPDAHVVDLRAGPAATSLSADAEALKTQLKTMISPKLSNWQDYVLQAKTTNPAALAIGDPASNGQDTSDQGTNGHQPVAPEANSPAERWLMEYDSYGFLEAFRALNANLGTFSLRSLVITSALPGEGATTVAVHLVQAAAAMERKVLLVDGQFRRGGTRLSSLLGIGSEPGLSNYINGTATLNDITQRLSWEANLFAISSGTAALDPTRLLSSSRMKDLMARMEKNFDLVVYTMPPLMGLADVGLVAAKTDGVLLVTSLGRRNIADALKRTLERMQIARVPVVGLVVNKVKNYEVDFYAKSA from the coding sequence ATGACTCAAAACCTAGACATCACCGCCAATTCTCCCCCCGCCGCCCCCGCTTCTCCCCCGGCGCTGGAGGGCGATCCGGGCTCTACCGTGGGCATTGTGCTGGGGGTCGTGCGCCGCAAGCTCTGGCTGATGCTGGCCCTGGGGCTGGTCGCCAGTGCCCTGTCGGTGGTCAAAAACGCCCAGGTGGTGCCGGTCTACCAGAGCAGCTTTCGCCTGCTGGTGGAGCCGGTGCGCGAGCAGCGCAATCTCTCCCGCCTCACCGACACCCAGCAGGGCACTAAACCCCAGGAGCTGGACTACATCACCCAGGTGGAGGTGCTGCTCAGCCCCGAAACCCTGACCCCCATTCTGGCCGAGGCCCAAAAGCGCTACCCCGAAGCCACCTACGACGGGGTGATTGGCCAGCTCAACGTGTACCGCCTGGGGGAAACCAAAATTTTGGAGGTGCAGTACACCAACAGCAACCCCGAAAAGGTCAAAGCGGTGCTGGAGGCGATCGCCCAGGGCTACCTGAAATACAGCCTGGAGTCCCAGCGATCGCAGCTGCTCCAGGGCATCGCCTTTGTCGATGAGCGGCTGCCGCTGATTGAAAATCGAGTCAACAGTCTGCACCAGGAAATTCAGGACCTCCAGCAGAACTACCAATTTTTGGAACCCGACGACTTCGCCAATGAGCTGTTCAAACAGACGGCCCAAATTGATCAGACCCGCCAGGGGCTGCGGGACGAGTTTATCGCCCTGGAATCGCAGTACAACGCCCTGCTCGATCAGGCCAGCGTTTCGGCCGCCCTGCGCCAGTCCGAGGCCTACGAAACCCTGCGCCAGGAGTACCAGGTGCTGCGCCAGCAGCTGGCCGTGGAGTCGGCCCGGTTTGGCCCCAACAGCCCCACCATTCAGCTGATTCAGCGGCAGCAGAGCAACCTGGCCCCCCTGCTGTTTGAGGAGGCCGAACGGGTGATTCAGGGGCAGATCGCCCAGCTGACGGATGCGATGGAGGTGATCTCGGCCCAGGACCAGGAGTTAGCCCGCCGGGAGAACGCCCTCCAGCAGCAGCTCCAGGCGGTGCCCAGTGTGTCTCGCCGCTACCAGGAACTCCAGCGCGAGCTGCTGCTGGCCACCAACAGCCTCACCCGCTTTCGCGAAACCAAGGAGGTCTTGCAGATTCAGGCCTCCCAAAACGAAATTCCCTGGGAGCTGATCACCCCCCCCGCCAATGCCCGCCGCAAGCCGGGCACCAGCCCGGTCAAGTCGCTGGTGAGCGGCTTTTTGATGGGGGCGGTGCTGGGGCTGGCCCTGGGCTACCTGATCGAAAAACTGGCCAACACCTACTACACCCTCGACGACCTCAAAAAGCGGGTACCCCTCCCCATTCTGGGCGCGATTCCGCTACACCCAGAGCTGATCGATGCCGCCCCCGATGCCCACGTGGTCGATCTCCGCGCTGGGCCTGCCGCCACCTCCCTATCCGCCGATGCAGAGGCCCTGAAAACCCAGCTCAAGACCATGATCAGCCCCAAGCTGAGCAACTGGCAGGACTACGTTTTGCAGGCCAAAACCACCAACCCGGCGGCCCTGGCCATTGGTGACCCAGCCAGCAATGGCCAGGACACCAGTGACCAGGGCACCAATGGCCACCAGCCCGTTGCCCCCGAGGCCAACTCCCCCGCCGAGCGCTGGCTGATGGAGTACGACAGCTACGGGTTTTTGGAGGCGTTTCGGGCACTCAATGCCAATCTGGGAACCTTTTCGCTGCGATCGCTGGTTATAACCTCGGCCCTGCCCGGTGAGGGGGCCACCACCGTCGCCGTCCACCTGGTTCAGGCCGCCGCCGCCATGGAGCGCAAAGTGCTGCTGGTGGATGGCCAGTTCCGCCGGGGCGGCACCCGCCTGAGTTCGCTGCTGGGCATCGGGTCAGAACCCGGCCTCAGCAACTACATCAACGGCACCGCCACCCTCAACGACATCACCCAGCGCCTCTCCTGGGAAGCCAACCTGTTTGCCATCAGCTCCGGCACCGCCGCCCTGGACCCCACCCGTCTGCTGTCGTCCTCCCGCATGAAAGACCTGATGGCGCGGATGGAGAAAAACTTTGACCTGGTGGTCTACACCATGCCCCCGCTGATGGGGCTGGCTGATGTGGGGCTGGTGGCGGCCAAGACCGACGGCGTTTTGCTGGTCACCTCCCTCGGTCGCCGCAACATTGCCGATGCCCTCAAACGCACCCTGGAGCGTATGCAGATCGCCCGCGTGCCGGTGGTCGGGCTGGTGGTGAACAAAGTGAAGAACTATGAGGTGGATTTCTACGCTAAGTCGGCTTGA
- a CDS encoding SLBB domain-containing protein, protein MPSLPFTSHPQRRWLALSLGVAVAWGGGLSSASLATTMEAATFPSQPLNPSRSAPELLPGQPQPPLVYPLDAYRLTVGDIVYVIVANVPDYSGTFQVMPDGSLNLPVLGRVEAWGKTLTDVEQAITEGYATAEILVEPRITVTLSQLSPLRIAVIGEVGQPGAYSLSPEQGRLPTLAMALDAAGGITQRTDLRSIQVRRVNPDNRQETTITVSLWDLLTQGDRSQDIPLRDGDTIVVPQAEAVTVATVRELAGSTFSGGAMRVNIVGEIASPGVIEVPPDTSVSEALLLAGSFTRRSRRVDVQLLRLNPDGTVTQRSLPVDFASAINDETNPLLQDRDVILVGRNWSAALGDSIGTVLQPLSDASSLLNLFLPFLLLR, encoded by the coding sequence ATGCCTTCTCTTCCCTTCACCTCCCACCCTCAGCGCCGCTGGCTGGCCCTATCGCTGGGGGTGGCCGTGGCCTGGGGCGGTGGCCTCTCCTCCGCCAGTCTCGCTACCACCATGGAGGCCGCCACATTCCCAAGCCAGCCCCTCAACCCCAGCCGTTCAGCTCCGGAGCTGCTGCCCGGCCAGCCCCAGCCGCCCCTGGTGTACCCTCTGGATGCCTATCGCCTGACCGTGGGCGACATTGTCTATGTGATCGTCGCCAATGTGCCCGACTACAGCGGCACCTTTCAGGTCATGCCCGACGGCTCGCTCAACCTGCCCGTGCTGGGGCGTGTGGAGGCCTGGGGCAAAACCCTGACCGACGTTGAGCAAGCGATCACCGAGGGCTATGCCACCGCCGAGATCTTGGTGGAGCCGCGCATTACCGTCACCCTGTCGCAGCTCAGTCCGCTGCGGATCGCCGTCATTGGCGAAGTGGGCCAGCCCGGAGCTTACTCGCTATCGCCCGAGCAGGGGCGGCTGCCCACCCTGGCTATGGCCCTGGATGCGGCGGGCGGCATTACCCAACGCACCGACTTGCGATCTATCCAGGTGCGGCGGGTCAACCCCGATAACCGGCAGGAAACCACCATCACCGTCAGCCTGTGGGATCTGCTCACCCAGGGCGATCGCAGCCAGGACATTCCTTTGCGCGATGGCGACACCATTGTGGTGCCTCAGGCGGAGGCCGTCACCGTGGCCACCGTCCGCGAGCTGGCCGGGTCTACGTTTTCGGGCGGGGCGATGCGGGTCAACATCGTCGGCGAGATTGCCTCCCCCGGCGTGATCGAAGTGCCCCCCGACACCTCGGTCTCCGAGGCGCTGCTGCTAGCGGGCAGCTTTACCCGGCGATCGCGGCGGGTGGATGTGCAGCTGCTGCGCCTCAACCCCGACGGTACGGTGACTCAGCGATCGCTGCCCGTGGACTTTGCCAGCGCCATCAACGACGAAACCAACCCCCTGCTGCAAGACCGCGATGTGATTTTGGTGGGCCGCAACTGGTCGGCAGCCCTCGGCGACTCCATCGGCACCGTGCTGCAACCGCTGTCCGACGCGTCCTCCCTGCTCAACCTCTTTTTGCCCTTCCTCCTGCTTCGATAA